The genome window CCAGCCGTTCAACGGGACGTGCGCGGGCAGCGTGTAGTTCGCGGGGGCATCGCGCTCGACGCGTTCCGGCGAGGCGAACTCGCTTCCGTGCTGCAGGCCGAGATAGGTTTCGTCGCTGCGCTCGTCGTTGAAGTCCGGCGGCGCCTCGATGCCGGTGCCCGTCGCGCCGACGGTCGTCGCCGGGACGTCGGTGGCGCCGTTCTCGCGCAGCAGCTGTTGGATGACCCGCTCGGTGCGTGCGTACTCGCCCTCGCCGAACATGTGATAGCGGATCCGGCCGCGGCCGTCGACCAGATAGTCGGCCGGCCAGTAGGCGTTGTCGAACGAGTTCCAGATCGCGTAGTCGCTGTCGATCGCGACCGGGTAGCTGACCCCGAGCGCGCGCACCGCCGCGGTCACGTTCGGCGGCTGGTGCTCGAACGAGAATTCGGGCGTGTGGACGCCGATCACGACCAGGCCGCTGGCCGCGTACTTCGCCGCCCACGCTTTGACGTACGGCAGGTTGCGCAAGCTGTTGATGCAGGTGTAGGTCCAGAAGTCGAACAGCACGACCTTGCCGTGCAGCGCCGTCGTCGTGAGTGGGGGCGTGTTCAGCCAGCCGAGCGCGCCGCCCAGGTCGGGCATCGGACCCTCGTCGGCATGCGCGGGGGTGGTGGTGCCAATCGTCATCACGACTCCGATCGTGAGAAGTGCCCGAACGAGTCGGCGCAGCGTGCGGTGCATGGTCCCGGCTATTTCGCGTAGTCGTCGACGTCGAGGATCGCTTCCACGAACGGTTGCGGCGCTTCTTGCGGCACGTTATGTCCGATGCCGGTGAGCGTGCGATGCGCGTAGCGCCCGGAGAAGAGCTTGGCGTAGGCGATACCGTCGGCGTTCGCGCCGTCGAAGTCGCTG of Candidatus Sulfotelmatobacter sp. contains these proteins:
- a CDS encoding redoxin domain-containing protein gives rise to the protein MTIGTTTPAHADEGPMPDLGGALGWLNTPPLTTTALHGKVVLFDFWTYTCINSLRNLPYVKAWAAKYAASGLVVIGVHTPEFSFEHQPPNVTAAVRALGVSYPVAIDSDYAIWNSFDNAYWPADYLVDGRGRIRYHMFGEGEYARTERVIQQLLRENGATDVPATTVGATGTGIEAPPDFNDERSDETYLGLQHGSEFASPERVERDAPANYTLPAHVPLNGWALRGRWTIGAENAALDAAPGAIAFRFRSRDLHLVLTPAQPGKPVRFVVRVDGQPPGADHGTDIAPDGAGTVLAPRLYQLVRQHGPIGERLFEVEFLDPGVHAVVFTFG